GGAGCATCTAAAGTATTTTGGTCGCCTGTATATGCATGAATAGTAGTCATAATACCTTGAACAATTCCAAATTTATCTTGTAAAACTTTAGCCATTGGTGCTAAACAGTTAGTAGTGCAAGAAGCTCCTGATAAAATTTTTTCTGTTCCATCCAATATGTCATGATTTACACCATAAACTACTGTTTTCATGTCACCTTTCCCCGGTGCTGATATAATTACTCTTTTAGCACCAGCATCAATATGGAATTGTGCTTTTTCCTTTGCAACAAAGAAACCTGTACATTCTAATACAACATCTATATCTAATTCTTTCCAAGGTAAATTCTTAGGATCTGCATCTGAGAAAACTTTTATTTCTTTCCCATCTATAGAAAAACATCCTTCTTTTACAATTACTTCTTTTTCAAATCTTCCTTGAGTTGAATCATATTTTAACAAATGAGCTAACATATTTGCATCTGTTAAATCATTTATAGCTACTACTTCAACTCCATCCAAATCGTGCATTAATCTAAATGCCAATCTACCTATTCTTCCAAAACCGTTAATCGCAACTTTCATTTCGATTCCTCCTTAAAATTTTATAAAAAGCTTTCGCTTATAATATATTTAAAATCTTTTTAGCTGATTCTTTATCTGTAACTAAAGTCATGTCTTTTCTAATGTTACAAATAGAAATAATCGCCTTATACTTTTCTCCATAACCCGCAATTGCAATTACTTCTTTAATCTTTAAATACTGATCCATATCTAATCCGATAGTATTCGAACTATACACAATGTTTCCACTAATATCAAAGTAATTTCCAAATGCCTCACTAACTGCATTTTTTTCATTTAATATTTTTATTTCATCTTCAGTTAATGAACGTCTTTTTGCCATAGCATCAGATCGTCCAATACCAAAAACTAATACATTTATCTTATTTAAATATTCAATTAGCGTTTTTACTTCTTCTAAATCCTTTAATCTATCAAATGTTAAATCATCTAAATAATCTGGTAAAAAAGTTCCGAAAAAATTTGCACTAAGTTTTTTTGATAAATTATTAGCCACAACATTTGACTGGTATTCCAAGCCGTTACCTAAACTTCCTCTAGCAGGTATAACAGCAATCTTATCATATGATTTTTTTACATTCATTATATCTACAAATGTTTTAACTGTTGTACCTCCTGATATTCCAATTACATCATTCTCAGAAATTGTATTTAAAAAATACTCCGCTGCAACCTTTGCAATTTGTTCCTTTCCCAAAGATTCATCACCAAACGAATCACTAACTATAACTCTTTTTATTCCTAATTTTAGCTTTAACTTATCTGCAATATCTTGGTTTTCATTAAAATTATTAATCAAATCTCTAAGTTCTATTAACATAGACTCTCCAAGATCAGTTATAAAAGTTCCGGATTTAATTACCTCAACAAACTTTTCTTCAGTAAAAAATTCTAATTCATTTCTTACTAGGCGCTCTCCAACACCTAAATATGACGAAATATTTCTTCTCCCAACAGGGGCATTCATGGAAATGTATTCTAGAATTTTATATCTAAAAACAAATTTTTTAATCAAATCTGGAACAAACTTTTTTAAATAATCTATATCATTCATTTTTGTCCCGTTATATACTATTTGTCCCTATGTTTATTTTTTCCCATAATTTTACAATCTTTATGTTATGATTATACTATTATTTAATAAAAAATGCAACAAAAAAATAATAAAATTTTATAATTTTAAGTTGTAATTATACTATTCATACAATGATTGATCTGTTAAAATTAAAGGTCCATCTTTTGTAATAACAAAAGTATGTTCATATTGACAAGAAAGTCCACCATCAATTGTTCTAGCAGTCCAGCCATCATCATCAATTGTACATCTCCAGTCACCTGTATTAATCATAGGTTCAACTGTTATTACCATACCTTCAACAAGTCTAACACCTTTTGTTGCAGTAATATAATGAGGAACTTGTGGATCCTCGTGCATTTCAACACCAATTCCATGTCCACAAAAATCTCTGACTATTGAATATCCTTTGGGCTCAACATAATTTTGAATAGCCTTTCCTATATCAACAATTCTATTTCCTATTATTGCTGCATTAATACCCTTATACATAGCCTCTTTTGTTACTTCCATAAGATTTTTAACTTCATCTGAAACTTCACCAACAGCATAACTCCAAGCACTATCTGATAAATATCCATTTAGATCTACAACCATATCTACAGTTATCAAATCACCAGATTTTAATACTTGTTTGCTTGGAAATCCATGACAAATTACGTCGTTAACAGAAGTACATGTTGCATAAGGATATCCGTGATATCCTATTTGTTTAGGCTTTGCTCCATGTTTTAACATAAAATCATGACAAAATTTATCTATTTCTAAAGTTGTAATACCAGGTTTTATGATATCTCTCAAACCAATATGAATTTTTGACAGAATTTCCCC
Above is a genomic segment from Parvimonas micra containing:
- the gap gene encoding type I glyceraldehyde-3-phosphate dehydrogenase; its protein translation is MKVAINGFGRIGRLAFRLMHDLDGVEVVAINDLTDANMLAHLLKYDSTQGRFEKEVIVKEGCFSIDGKEIKVFSDADPKNLPWKELDIDVVLECTGFFVAKEKAQFHIDAGAKRVIISAPGKGDMKTVVYGVNHDILDGTEKILSGASCTTNCLAPMAKVLQDKFGIVQGIMTTIHAYTGDQNTLDAPHRKGDMRRARSAAINIVPNTTGAAKAIGLVIPELKGKLDGSAQRVPVATGSLTELVTVLEKNVTVEEINNAMKEASSESFGYTEDPIVSTDVIGIKFGSLFDATQTRIVEVDGKQLVKTVAWYDNEMSYTANLIRTFQYLVNLSK
- a CDS encoding sugar-binding transcriptional regulator, with translation MNDIDYLKKFVPDLIKKFVFRYKILEYISMNAPVGRRNISSYLGVGERLVRNELEFFTEEKFVEVIKSGTFITDLGESMLIELRDLINNFNENQDIADKLKLKLGIKRVIVSDSFGDESLGKEQIAKVAAEYFLNTISENDVIGISGGTTVKTFVDIMNVKKSYDKIAVIPARGSLGNGLEYQSNVVANNLSKKLSANFFGTFLPDYLDDLTFDRLKDLEEVKTLIEYLNKINVLVFGIGRSDAMAKRRSLTEDEIKILNEKNAVSEAFGNYFDISGNIVYSSNTIGLDMDQYLKIKEVIAIAGYGEKYKAIISICNIRKDMTLVTDKESAKKILNIL
- the map gene encoding type I methionyl aminopeptidase, whose product is MITIKSKHEIEGMKKSGEILSKIHIGLRDIIKPGITTLEIDKFCHDFMLKHGAKPKQIGYHGYPYATCTSVNDVICHGFPSKQVLKSGDLITVDMVVDLNGYLSDSAWSYAVGEVSDEVKNLMEVTKEAMYKGINAAIIGNRIVDIGKAIQNYVEPKGYSIVRDFCGHGIGVEMHEDPQVPHYITATKGVRLVEGMVITVEPMINTGDWRCTIDDDGWTARTIDGGLSCQYEHTFVITKDGPLILTDQSLYE